From Cellulomonas fimi ATCC 484, a single genomic window includes:
- the cobA gene encoding uroporphyrinogen-III C-methyltransferase, with product MPRHPLLLDLTGRRVVVVGGGPVAARRTARLVADGADVLVVAPRLCEDLAELVARDAVRWAPREYLATDLDGAWLVHTATGERDVDAAVAADADALRVWCVHAGDGARSTAWTPAVARVDDVTVAVTAGGDPRRATAVRDAVALLLDTGALPLRRHRRAAVGTVTLVGGGPGDPGLVTTRGRRALAEADVVVVDRLAPRTLLDELDPDVEVVEAGKQPHAHTLTQEQINEVLVERALRGLRVVRLKGGDPFVLGRGGEEVLACLEAGVPVEVVPGVTSAIAVPGVAGIPVTQRGVSRQVTILSAHDSAPDWSSLAAVEGTLVLLMGVGRLAEHAAALVAHGKDPATPVAVVENGTLPGQRTTVATLATIAQRAAERGVGNPAVVVVGEVAALADVLGPHGTGPAAEPAATPARAGTAAAEAPDATP from the coding sequence ATGCCTCGCCATCCGCTGCTCCTCGACCTCACGGGACGACGGGTGGTCGTCGTCGGCGGCGGTCCCGTCGCGGCCCGCCGGACGGCCCGCCTCGTCGCCGACGGCGCGGACGTGCTGGTCGTGGCGCCGCGGCTGTGCGAGGACCTCGCGGAGCTGGTCGCGCGGGACGCCGTGCGGTGGGCGCCGAGGGAGTACCTCGCGACCGACCTCGACGGCGCCTGGCTCGTGCACACCGCCACCGGCGAGCGCGACGTCGACGCGGCCGTCGCCGCGGACGCGGACGCGCTGCGCGTGTGGTGCGTGCACGCGGGCGACGGCGCACGGTCGACCGCGTGGACGCCCGCGGTCGCGCGCGTCGACGACGTGACCGTCGCCGTGACCGCGGGCGGCGACCCGCGCCGCGCGACGGCGGTCCGGGACGCCGTCGCGCTGCTGCTCGACACCGGCGCCCTGCCGCTGCGCCGGCACCGCCGCGCCGCGGTCGGGACCGTGACCCTCGTCGGCGGCGGGCCGGGCGACCCGGGGCTCGTCACGACCCGCGGCCGCCGCGCGCTCGCCGAGGCCGACGTCGTCGTCGTGGACCGGCTCGCACCACGCACCCTGCTCGACGAGCTCGACCCCGACGTGGAGGTGGTCGAGGCGGGCAAGCAGCCGCACGCGCACACGCTCACCCAGGAGCAGATCAACGAGGTGCTCGTCGAGCGTGCGCTGCGCGGCCTGCGCGTCGTGCGTCTCAAGGGTGGCGACCCCTTCGTGCTCGGCCGCGGCGGCGAAGAGGTGCTCGCGTGCCTCGAGGCCGGCGTCCCCGTCGAGGTCGTGCCCGGCGTGACCAGCGCGATCGCCGTCCCGGGCGTCGCGGGCATCCCCGTCACGCAGCGCGGCGTGTCCCGCCAGGTGACGATCCTGTCGGCGCACGACAGCGCCCCCGACTGGTCGAGCCTCGCCGCGGTCGAGGGCACGCTCGTGCTGCTCATGGGCGTCGGGCGGCTCGCGGAGCACGCCGCCGCGCTCGTCGCGCACGGCAAGGACCCGGCGACGCCGGTCGCGGTCGTGGAGAACGGCACGCTGCCCGGGCAGCGCACGACGGTGGCGACGCTCGCGACGATCGCGCAGCGCGCGGCCGAGCGCGGCGTCGGCAACCCGGCCGTGGTCGTCGTCGGCGAGGTCGCGGCACTCGCCGACGTCCTCGGCCCGCACGGGACCGGCCCGGCCGCCGAGCCCGCCGCCACGCCCGCACGCGCCGGCACCGCAGCCGCGGAGGCACCCGACGCGACGCCGTGA
- a CDS encoding dihydrofolate reductase family protein translates to MPTTDDLPPLDVLLPVEHAGERLDPRPDEAELLGLFTDRMPVDPPRGVHVRANMVSSLDGAATGADRRSGSINDPADHRVFRVLRALADVVLVGGGTVRAEHYSALEVPAGLEEARRALGRSPEIELAVVTAGADLPGALLDGPRPPIVITTSQSPGLDQVRDRVGPERVIVTESDTPGVVDLRVALAALGARGLSHVLAEGGPSLLGQLLEADLVDELCATSSPVLVGGPAPRIVARHDWLDPARAVRPLHLLHSDGVLLGRWQVVRLGA, encoded by the coding sequence GTGCCCACGACCGACGACCTGCCCCCGCTCGACGTCCTGCTGCCCGTGGAGCACGCCGGCGAGCGCCTCGACCCCCGTCCCGACGAGGCCGAGCTGCTCGGCCTGTTCACCGACCGGATGCCCGTCGACCCGCCGCGCGGCGTGCACGTGCGCGCCAACATGGTGAGCTCGCTCGACGGCGCCGCCACCGGTGCGGACCGGCGCAGCGGCAGCATCAACGACCCTGCCGACCACCGCGTGTTCCGCGTGCTGCGCGCGCTCGCCGACGTCGTCCTCGTGGGCGGCGGCACGGTGCGCGCCGAGCACTACAGCGCGCTGGAGGTCCCCGCGGGCCTGGAGGAGGCACGCCGCGCGCTGGGTCGTTCGCCGGAGATCGAGCTCGCCGTCGTGACCGCGGGTGCGGACCTCCCCGGCGCGCTGCTCGACGGACCCCGACCGCCGATCGTGATCACGACGTCGCAGTCCCCCGGCCTCGACCAGGTCCGGGACCGGGTCGGCCCCGAGCGCGTCATCGTCACCGAGTCCGACACCCCGGGGGTCGTGGACCTGCGCGTCGCGCTCGCCGCCCTGGGCGCCCGCGGGCTGTCGCACGTGCTCGCCGAGGGCGGCCCGTCGCTGCTCGGCCAGCTCCTGGAGGCGGACCTCGTGGACGAGCTGTGCGCGACGTCGAGCCCGGTGCTCGTCGGCGGCCCCGCGCCCCGGATCGTCGCCCGGCACGACTGGCTCGACCCGGCGCGTGCCGTCCGACCCCTGCACCTCCTGCACTCCGACGGCGTGCTGCTGGGCCGCTGGCAGGTCGTTAGGCTCGGCGCGTGA
- the gndA gene encoding NADP-dependent phosphogluconate dehydrogenase, with translation MAANTTAPGTAEIGVTGLAVMGRNLARNFARNGFTVAIHNRSFAKTQSLLDDHGDEGTFVASESVEDFVASLARPRKVVVMVKAGAATDAVIDELVPLLDEGDIVVDAGNAHFPDTVRREAALRAKGLHFVGTGVSGGEEGALLGPSIMPGGTAESYEWLGPILEKISAKVDGVPCCTYVGPGGAGHFVKMVHNGIEYADMQLIAEAYDLLKQGLGASAAEIGQIFAEWNTGDLESFLIEITADVLQHVDAATGAAFVDVVLDQAEQKGTGRWTVQNALDLGVPITGIAEATFARALSGSVPQRTAALGTLPAHTTPWAVEDRDAFVEDVRLALYASKVVAYSQGFDQIAAASEQFGWDIDRGAMARIWRGGCIIRARFLNRITEAYERNADLPLLLADEYFTGAVGNGVQAWRRVVSGAALHGVPTPAFASSLAYYDGVRAERLPAALIQAQRDFFGAHTYRRTDREGTFHTTWSTDRTEQDA, from the coding sequence ATGGCCGCGAACACCACGGCACCCGGCACGGCGGAGATCGGCGTCACCGGGCTGGCGGTGATGGGCAGGAACCTCGCGCGCAACTTCGCGCGGAACGGGTTCACGGTGGCGATCCACAACCGGTCGTTCGCCAAGACGCAGTCGTTGCTGGACGACCACGGCGACGAGGGCACGTTCGTCGCCTCCGAGTCGGTCGAGGACTTCGTGGCCTCGCTGGCGCGGCCGCGCAAGGTCGTGGTGATGGTCAAGGCCGGTGCGGCCACCGACGCGGTGATCGACGAGCTCGTGCCGCTGCTCGACGAGGGCGACATCGTCGTCGACGCGGGCAACGCCCACTTCCCCGACACGGTGCGCCGCGAGGCGGCGCTGCGCGCGAAGGGTCTGCACTTCGTCGGCACGGGCGTCTCGGGCGGCGAGGAGGGCGCGCTGCTGGGCCCGTCGATCATGCCGGGTGGGACCGCGGAGTCCTACGAGTGGCTGGGGCCGATCCTCGAGAAGATCTCGGCGAAGGTGGACGGGGTGCCGTGCTGCACCTACGTGGGTCCCGGGGGTGCGGGGCACTTCGTCAAGATGGTGCACAACGGCATCGAGTACGCCGACATGCAGCTCATCGCCGAGGCGTACGACCTGCTCAAGCAGGGGCTCGGGGCCTCCGCGGCCGAGATCGGGCAGATCTTCGCGGAGTGGAACACGGGCGACCTCGAGTCGTTCCTCATCGAGATCACCGCGGACGTGCTGCAGCACGTCGACGCGGCCACGGGCGCGGCGTTCGTCGACGTCGTCCTGGACCAGGCCGAGCAGAAGGGCACCGGCCGCTGGACGGTGCAGAACGCCCTCGACCTCGGTGTGCCGATCACGGGGATCGCGGAGGCGACGTTCGCCCGCGCCCTGTCGGGGTCGGTCCCGCAGCGCACGGCCGCGCTGGGCACGCTGCCCGCGCACACCACGCCGTGGGCGGTCGAGGACCGCGACGCGTTCGTCGAGGACGTCCGCCTGGCGCTGTACGCGTCGAAGGTCGTGGCGTACTCCCAGGGGTTCGACCAGATCGCCGCCGCGTCCGAGCAGTTCGGCTGGGACATCGACCGGGGCGCGATGGCGCGCATCTGGCGCGGTGGCTGCATCATCCGCGCGCGGTTCCTCAACCGGATCACGGAGGCGTACGAGCGCAACGCCGACCTGCCCCTGCTGCTGGCCGACGAGTACTTCACCGGCGCGGTCGGCAACGGCGTGCAGGCCTGGCGTCGCGTCGTGTCGGGAGCCGCGCTGCACGGGGTGCCGACCCCTGCGTTCGCCTCCTCGCTCGCCTACTACGACGGGGTCCGCGCCGAGCGGCTGCCCGCCGCGCTCATCCAGGCGCAGCGTGACTTCTTCGGTGCGCACACCTACCGGCGCACCGACCGCGAGGGCACGTTCCACACGACGTGGTCCACCGACCGCACCGAGCAGGACGCGTGA
- a CDS encoding DUF3000 domain-containing protein, producing the protein MTPAGPEDVPAEFVRALRSLRTVTVRPEVVLDEVPGPARIAPFSAALTAEVRSARRSVAAAELASGRFVVLYDPEGQEAWDGTFRLVTLVRASLESEVGADPLLAEVAWSWFSDALEQAGLEPHAAGGTVTRVLSQSFGALERRAEQTELEIRASWTSAGEDLGPHLRAWATLLCTAAGLPPLPEGVVPLGPRR; encoded by the coding sequence GTGACCCCCGCAGGCCCCGAGGACGTCCCGGCCGAGTTCGTCCGCGCGCTGCGCTCGCTGCGCACCGTGACCGTCCGGCCCGAGGTCGTGCTCGACGAGGTCCCCGGCCCCGCCCGGATCGCCCCGTTCTCCGCGGCCCTGACGGCCGAGGTGCGCAGCGCTCGCCGCTCGGTCGCGGCCGCAGAGCTCGCGTCGGGGCGTTTCGTCGTGCTCTACGACCCCGAGGGCCAGGAGGCGTGGGACGGCACGTTCCGCCTCGTGACGCTCGTGCGGGCGTCGCTGGAGAGCGAGGTCGGCGCCGACCCGCTGCTCGCAGAGGTCGCGTGGTCGTGGTTCTCCGACGCCCTCGAGCAGGCCGGCCTGGAGCCGCACGCGGCGGGCGGCACGGTCACGCGCGTGCTGTCGCAGAGCTTCGGCGCCCTGGAGCGCCGCGCGGAGCAGACCGAGCTCGAGATCCGCGCGTCGTGGACGTCGGCGGGCGAGGACCTGGGCCCGCACCTGCGGGCGTGGGCGACGCTGCTGTGCACCGCGGCGGGCCTGCCGCCGCTGCCCGAGGGCGTCGTGCCGCTCGGCCCGCGCCGCTGA
- a CDS encoding helix-turn-helix transcriptional regulator, with the protein MSIEPLRRDVALRRPAVRTAAPATRRLSSPTQQMCVVVSEIADGDGVALVQNLRRRGAPRVVVLTRRASRGELSVLLQGGLRGAVASTTAASVARQPAPAPAPPTLPELTAREISVLKLVADGRSNRLIGEELGLSALTVKSHLARISRKLGTGDRAELVAISFRGGVLD; encoded by the coding sequence GTGAGCATCGAGCCCCTGCGTCGTGACGTCGCCCTCCGCCGGCCGGCCGTGCGGACGGCAGCGCCCGCGACCCGGCGGTTGTCCAGCCCGACCCAGCAGATGTGCGTCGTCGTCTCGGAGATCGCCGACGGCGACGGGGTGGCCCTCGTGCAGAACCTGCGCCGTCGTGGCGCCCCGCGGGTCGTCGTCCTGACCCGCCGCGCGAGCCGCGGCGAGCTGTCGGTCCTCCTGCAGGGCGGTCTGCGCGGCGCGGTCGCGAGCACGACCGCCGCGAGCGTGGCGCGCCAGCCGGCGCCGGCGCCCGCCCCGCCGACGCTGCCCGAGCTCACCGCGCGCGAGATCAGCGTGCTCAAGCTCGTGGCCGACGGCCGCAGCAACCGGCTCATCGGCGAGGAGCTCGGGCTCTCGGCGCTGACCGTCAAGAGCCACCTCGCGCGCATCTCGCGCAAGCTCGGCACCGGCGACCGCGCGGAGCTCGTGGCGATCTCGTTCCGCGGCGGCGTGCTCGACTGA